A single window of Phyllostomus discolor isolate MPI-MPIP mPhyDis1 chromosome 13, mPhyDis1.pri.v3, whole genome shotgun sequence DNA harbors:
- the LEAP2 gene encoding liver-expressed antimicrobial peptide 2: MWHLKLFAVLMVCLLLSGQAESSPVPQLSSAKRRLRRMTPFWRGVSLRPIGASCRDDSECVTKLCRKRRCSLSVAQE, from the exons ATGTGGCACCTCAAACTTTTCGCAGTGCTCATGGTCTGCCTGTTGCTGTCAGGCCAG GCAGAGAGCTCCCCAGTGCCGCAACTGAGTTCAGCAAAGAGAAGGCTGCGGAGAATGACCCCATTTTGGAGAGGAGTTTCCCTCAGGCCCATTGGGGCCTCCTGCCGGGATGATTCTGAGTGCGTCACCAAGCTATGCAG aaaGAGACGCTGTTCCCTAAGCGTGGCCCAGGAGTGA